In Centroberyx gerrardi isolate f3 chromosome 11, fCenGer3.hap1.cur.20231027, whole genome shotgun sequence, the following are encoded in one genomic region:
- the wdr44 gene encoding WD repeat-containing protein 44 yields the protein MASDTSDTEEFYDAPEDVNFTPSPKVSPAKFVIPSPQRSVNPVQDATSGLATPDTHQDDPLQIIDSIIEESQKGSVGEVAELLDQLEVDVRAEPELKNDSNAQEVPVELAEPVVEPQLVERPEEPQENATREGACSISIPEPIDIPGPSAGPQEHVQPPDITSTLGQSQPDLPLAGAEVEQEQRPADILDQVPLTDRSTDSDSSGPTKPPRQFTVEPDIVASTKKPPPTRPPPPGGAPPPRPPPPFRPTLPPGKKSQESLRPSGLEVSVPIAISIDALEPSGLVSPSSTVRSITKELQHSLDLASATSGDKVVTAQENEEEQASTAGGGDTPGPQRPRSNSGRELTDEEILASVMIKNLDTGEEIPLIQAEEKLPAGINPLTLHIMRRTKEYITNDAAQSDDDDKAQAPLSDTDGGKLKQKTTQFKKFLGKSVKRAKHLAEEYGEKAVNKVKSVRDEVFHTDQDDPSSSDDEGMPYTRQAKFKAAHSFKGPFDFDQIKVVQDLSGEHMGAVWTMKFSHCGRLLATAGQDNVVRIWVLKNAFDYFNNMRMKYNTEGRVSPSPSQESLCSSKSDTDPGASCAPEDPDTEDRNAPFRQVPFCKYKGHTADLLDLSWSKNFFLLSSSMDKTVRLWHISRRECLCCFQHIDFVTAIAFHPRDDRYFLSGSLDGKLRLWNIPDKKVALWNEVDGQTRLITAANFCQNGKYAVIGTYDGRCIFYDTERLKYHTQIHVRSTRGRNRVGRKITGIEPLPGENKILVTSNDSRIRLYDLRDLSLSMKYKGYVNSSSQIKASFSHDYSFIVSGSEDKYVYIWSTYHDLSKFTSVRRDRNDFWEGIKAHNAVVTSAIFAPHPGLIVPQEAGAEKPDAECKSLDSTDSETIPSGALKTDHTEVLLSADFTGAIKVFINVKKY from the exons ATGGCGTCAGACACAAGTGACACAGAGGAATTCTATGATGCTCCCGAGGACGTTAATTTCACTCCATCTCCAAAAGT gtCACCTGCAAAGTTTGTCATTCCCTCACCTCAG AGATCGGTGAATCCTGTACAAGATGCGACCAGTGGACTGGCCACACCCGACACTCATCAAGATGATCCCCTTCAG ATCATTGATAGCATCATTGAGGAGAGCCAAAAGGGAAGCGTTGGTGAGGTGGCTGAGCTGTTAGATCAGCTGGAAGTTGATGTAAGGGCAGAGCCGGAGCTGAAGAATGACAGTAACGCTCAGGAAGTTCCTGTGGAGCTAGCGGAGCCTGTTGTGGAACCTCAGCTTGTCGAGAGgccagaggaaccacaggaaaATGCAACAAGGGAAGGAGCGTGCTCCATATCTATCCCTGAACCCATAGATATCCCAGGCCCATCAGCTGGGCCACAAGAACATGTTCAGCCCCCAGATATCACCAGCACCCTAGGCCAGAGTCAGCCTGATCTGCCTCTTGCGGGTGCAGAAGTGGAGCAGGAGCAGAGACCTGCAGACATCTTAGATCAGGTCCCCCTCACAGACAGGTCCACTGACTCGGACTCCTCTGGGCCTACCAAACCCCCACGGCAATTCACAGTGGAACCAGACATTGTAGCCAGCACCAAGAAGCCCCCTCCCACACGACCACCCCCACCCGGTGGTGCTCCACCACCGAGGCCTCCTCCACCGTTCAGGCCGACTCTACCTCCCGGCAAGAAGTCTCAGGAGTCTCTGAGGCCAAGTGGACTTGAAG TGTCTGTGCCCATTGCAATCAGCATTGATGCACTGGAGCCGTCCGGCCTGGTGTCTCCTAGCAGCACAGTGAGGAGTATCACTAAGGAGCTGCAGCATTCCCTGGATCTGGCCAGTGCCACCAGCGGGGACAAGGTGGTGACAGCACAG GAGAATGAGGAAGAACAGGCCTCAACTGCCGGTGGGGGAGACACTCCAGGCCCCCAGCGACCTCGTTCGAACTCCGGTAGAGAACTGACAGACGAA GAAATCCTGGCCAGTGTGATGATCAAGAATCTGGACACTGGGGAAGAGATCCCTCTAATCCAGGCCGAAGAGAAGCTTCCTGCTGGGATTAACCCCCTCACCCTGCACATCATGAGGAGAACCAAGGAGTATATTAC gaATGATGCAGCACAGTCGGATGATGATGACAAGGCCCAGGCTCCGCTGTCGGACACAGATGGAGGaaaactgaaacagaaaac AACCCAATTTAAAAAGTTCCTGGGCAAGTCTGTGAAGAGGGCCAAGCATCTCGCTGAGGAGTATGGAGAGAAGGCCGTCAACAAGGTGAAAAGTGTGCGTGATGAAG TGTTCCATACAGATCAGGACGATCCATCATCCAGTGACGATGAGGGCATGCCTTACACCAGGCAAGCCAAATTCAAGGCAGCGCACAGCTTCAAGGGCCCCTTTGACTTTGATCAGATTAAGGTTGTCCAGGACCTCAGTGGGGAGCACATG GGGGCAGTTTGGACCATGAAGTTCTCTCACTGTGGGAGGCTGCTGGCAACCGCAGGCCAAGATAATGTGGTTCGCATCTGGGTCCTAAAGAATGCCTTTGACTACTTCAATAACATGAGGATGAAGTACAACACTGAAG GTCGAGTTTCGCCTTCTCCCTCTCAGGAAAGTTTGTGCTCTTCTAAATCTGACACAGACCCTGGG GCGAGTTGTGCTCCAGAGGACCCAGACACAGAAGACAGGAACGCCCCCTTCCGTCAAGTCCCCTTCTGCAAGTACAAAGGTCACACGGCTGACCTGCTGGACTTGTCCTGGTCAAAG AACtttttcctgctctcctcttccatGGACAAAACGGTCAGATTGTGGCACATATCCAGGAGAGAGTGTCTCTGCTGCTTTCAGCACATTGACTTTGTCACAGCCATTGCTTTCCACCCCAGA GATGACAGGTACTTCCTGAGTGGTTCTCTGGATGGGAAGCTGCGGCTCTGGAACATTCCAGACAAGAAGGTGGCGCTGTGGAACGAGGTGGACGGCCAAACGCGCCTCATCACTGCTGCCAACTTCTGCCAAAATGGGAAGTATGCCGTCATCGGCACCTACGACGGCCGATGCATCTTCTATGACACAGAG CGCCTCAAGTACCACACCCAAATTCATGTGAGGTCCACCAGAGGTAGGAACAGAGTTGGACGCAAAATCACTGGCATTGAGCCTCTACCTGGAGAAAATAAG ATTTTGGTGACCTCCAATGATTCCCGCATTCGCCTGTACGACCTGAGGGACCTGTCTCTATCCATGAAATACAAGGGTTATgtgaacagcagcagccagaTCAAGGCTAGCTTCAG CCATGACTACTCCTTCATTGTCAGCGGCTCAGAGGATAAGTACGTGTACATCTGGAGCACTTACCACGACTTGAGCAAATTTACCTCTGTGCGACGGGACCGCAATGACTTCTGGGAAGGGATTAAAG CGCACAATGCAGTGGTCACCTCAGCCATTTTTGCGCCGCACCCAGGCCTTATCGTTCCACAAGAGGCCGGGGCAGAGAAACCTGATGCAGAGTGTAAgagcctggactccactgacTCTGAGACCATTCCCTCAG GAGCCCTAAAGACAGATCACACAGAGGTTTTACTCTCCGCTGACTTCACTGGCGCTATCAAGGTTTTCATCAATGTAAAAAAGTATTGA